In Halovulum dunhuangense, a genomic segment contains:
- a CDS encoding GTA head formation protein, RCAP_rcc01685 family, translated as MSGRAGRVGGSRFLYEPFDVNAARIETHERVTEERWINLERRLHHIEIALDRVERRMWLAATGLAGFLAAEVALRFLTMTQ; from the coding sequence ATGAGCGGGCGCGCGGGACGGGTCGGCGGCTCGCGGTTCCTGTACGAGCCGTTCGACGTGAACGCGGCGCGGATCGAGACCCATGAGCGGGTCACGGAGGAGCGCTGGATCAACCTGGAGCGGCGGCTGCATCACATCGAGATCGCGCTGGACCGGGTGGAGCGGCGGATGTGGCTGGCGGCCACGGGGCTGGCCGGGTTCCTGGCCGCCGAGGTGGCGCTGCGCTTTCTGACCATGACACAATGA
- a CDS encoding phage tail tape measure protein — MTEAEQAVARLEETLMALEGTIGGTEAVTAAFRAEMEEAAGSMRGAGAEAGSLARTFGSSLKGAVNDLIFDGARLSEVLTGVGRGLTNGVLTAAMRPVQDALGGALGGLFGGAFAKGAAFSSGQVRAFASGGVIDGPTRFPMRGGRVGLMGEAGPEAIMPLARGPDGRLGVRAGGGGRPVQVVVNISTPDVEGFRRSRSQIAAELGRALGQGRRNQ, encoded by the coding sequence ATGACGGAGGCTGAGCAGGCGGTGGCGCGGCTGGAGGAAACGCTGATGGCGCTGGAAGGCACCATCGGCGGGACCGAAGCGGTGACGGCGGCGTTCCGCGCCGAAATGGAGGAGGCGGCCGGGTCGATGCGCGGCGCGGGCGCCGAGGCGGGGAGCCTGGCGCGCACCTTCGGCAGCAGTCTGAAGGGGGCGGTCAACGACCTGATCTTCGACGGGGCGCGGCTGTCTGAGGTGCTGACGGGCGTCGGGCGCGGGCTGACCAACGGCGTGCTGACGGCCGCCATGCGCCCGGTGCAGGACGCGCTGGGGGGCGCGCTGGGCGGGCTGTTCGGTGGCGCCTTTGCGAAGGGGGCCGCGTTCTCGTCCGGGCAGGTGCGGGCCTTTGCCTCGGGCGGGGTGATCGACGGGCCGACGCGGTTTCCCATGCGCGGCGGGCGCGTGGGCCTGATGGGCGAGGCGGGGCCGGAGGCGATCATGCCGCTGGCGCGCGGGCCTGACGGGCGGCTGGGCGTGCGCGCGGGCGGCGGTGGGCGGCCGGTGCAGGTGGTGGTCAACATCTCCACCCCCGATGTCGAGGGGTTCCGCCGCTCGCGGAGCCAGATCGCGGCAGAGCTTGGCCGGGCGCTGGGCCAGGGCCGCCGCAACCAGTGA
- a CDS encoding phage major tail protein, TP901-1 family — MVAQKGRDLLIKIDMNGSGSFETVAGLRASRIAFNAETVDVTNLQSAGGWRELLGGTGVRSAAISGSGVFRDQDTDERARQIFFDGIIPQFQVIIPDFGIVEGPFQITSIEYSGNHDGEAVYEMAMASAGALSFAAL; from the coding sequence ATGGTGGCGCAAAAGGGCAGGGATCTGCTTATCAAGATCGACATGAACGGATCGGGCAGTTTCGAGACGGTGGCGGGGCTGCGCGCCTCGCGCATCGCCTTCAACGCCGAGACGGTGGACGTGACCAACCTGCAAAGCGCGGGCGGCTGGCGCGAGCTTCTGGGCGGGACCGGGGTGCGGTCCGCCGCGATCAGCGGGTCGGGCGTGTTCCGCGACCAGGACACCGACGAGCGGGCGCGGCAGATCTTTTTCGACGGGATCATCCCGCAGTTCCAGGTGATCATCCCCGATTTCGGCATCGTGGAGGGGCCGTTCCAGATCACCTCGATCGAGTATTCGGGCAACCACGACGGCGAGGCGGTCTACGAGATGGCCATGGCGTCCGCGGGGGCGCTGAGTTTCGCGGCGCTGTGA
- a CDS encoding DUF2460 domain-containing protein, with amino-acid sequence MGFHDVRFPASLSFGSVGGPERRTEIVTLSNGAEERSTPWAHSRRRFDAGMGMRSLDDLAALIGFFEARAGQLHGFRWKDWSDWKSCLPSDRVGPPDQPLGAGDGARTDFQLLKTYRSGGESYARPITKPVAGTVRVAVGGDERAEGVHFTVDALTGVVSFAVAPGLGAPVTAGYEFDVPVRFDTDRIEASVASFSAGEIPSVPVIEVRE; translated from the coding sequence ATGGGTTTTCACGACGTGAGGTTTCCGGCGTCACTGTCCTTCGGCTCTGTCGGCGGGCCTGAGCGGCGCACGGAAATCGTGACGCTGTCGAACGGGGCGGAGGAACGCTCTACCCCCTGGGCGCATTCGCGCAGGCGCTTCGATGCGGGGATGGGGATGCGCTCGCTCGACGATCTGGCGGCGCTGATCGGCTTCTTCGAGGCCCGCGCAGGCCAGTTGCACGGGTTCCGCTGGAAGGACTGGAGCGACTGGAAGTCCTGCCTGCCGTCGGACCGGGTGGGGCCGCCCGACCAGCCCCTGGGCGCGGGCGACGGGGCGCGGACGGATTTCCAGCTGCTCAAGACCTATCGCTCGGGCGGGGAAAGCTATGCGCGGCCCATCACCAAGCCGGTGGCGGGCACGGTGCGGGTCGCGGTGGGCGGCGACGAGCGGGCGGAGGGCGTGCATTTCACCGTCGATGCGCTGACCGGCGTGGTCAGCTTCGCGGTGGCGCCAGGGCTGGGGGCGCCGGTCACGGCGGGCTACGAGTTCGACGTGCCGGTACGCTTCGACACCGACCGGATCGAGGCGAGCGTGGCCAGTTTCTCGGCCGGCGAAATCCCTTCGGTGCCGGTGATCGAGGTGCGCGAATGA
- a CDS encoding rcc01693 family protein: MSGVDWPRLMRLGLVELGLAPDAFWALTPAELMLMAGGGAGGAGAMTRAGLDALARIYPDGSRGERHDGG; encoded by the coding sequence ATGAGCGGCGTGGACTGGCCGCGGCTGATGCGGCTGGGGCTGGTCGAGCTGGGGCTGGCGCCGGACGCGTTCTGGGCGCTGACGCCGGCGGAGCTGATGCTGATGGCGGGCGGTGGCGCTGGGGGCGCGGGCGCGATGACGCGCGCGGGGCTCGATGCGCTTGCGCGGATCTATCCCGACGGATCGAGAGGAGAACGGCATGACGGAGGCTGA
- a CDS encoding phage major capsid protein: MHHKDTAPWAAAAAGEALDVKSAVSGFLSDFKAFRDDIKMQLKEQDQRLTMLDRKTHAAKRPPLSAQAEIEVPHKKAFAAYLRSGDDDGLRHLEIEGKAMNTSVSAEGGYLVDPQTALGIAGVLRDAGSLRAVANVVQVEASAYDVLVDHTDIGSGWASETGATGETATPQIERISIPLHELSALPKASQRLLDDSAFDVEGWLAERIGDKFARAEGGAFVNGDGVDKPTGFLSYTAVDNGSWTWGALGYVATGAAGDFSATEPADAIVDLVYSLGARYRARANFVMNSKTAGAVRKMKDADGRFLWSDGLAAGEPARLMGYPVLIVEDMPDIAAGATAIAFGDFGAGYTIAERPDLRILRDPFSAKPHVLFYATKRIGGDVSDFAAIKLLKFATA; encoded by the coding sequence ATGCACCACAAGGATACGGCGCCCTGGGCCGCTGCCGCGGCTGGCGAGGCGCTGGACGTGAAGTCGGCCGTTTCCGGCTTTCTGAGCGATTTCAAGGCATTTCGCGACGACATCAAGATGCAACTCAAGGAACAGGATCAGCGTTTGACCATGCTCGACCGTAAGACCCATGCCGCCAAGCGGCCGCCGCTGTCCGCCCAGGCGGAAATCGAAGTGCCCCACAAGAAGGCCTTTGCCGCCTATCTGCGATCGGGCGATGATGACGGGCTGCGCCACCTGGAGATCGAGGGCAAGGCGATGAACACCTCGGTTTCCGCGGAAGGCGGATACCTGGTCGATCCGCAGACCGCGCTGGGCATCGCCGGCGTGCTGCGCGACGCGGGTTCGCTGCGGGCGGTGGCCAATGTGGTGCAGGTCGAGGCCTCGGCCTATGACGTGCTGGTGGACCATACCGATATCGGCTCTGGCTGGGCCAGCGAGACCGGGGCCACCGGCGAGACCGCGACGCCGCAGATCGAGCGCATCTCGATCCCGCTGCACGAGCTGTCGGCGCTGCCCAAGGCAAGCCAGCGGCTGCTGGACGACAGCGCCTTCGACGTGGAGGGCTGGCTGGCCGAGCGTATCGGCGACAAGTTCGCCCGTGCCGAAGGCGGCGCCTTTGTCAACGGCGACGGGGTGGACAAGCCCACGGGCTTCCTGAGCTACACGGCGGTGGACAACGGCTCGTGGACCTGGGGGGCGCTGGGCTATGTGGCGACCGGGGCCGCGGGCGACTTCTCGGCCACGGAGCCCGCGGATGCGATCGTGGACCTGGTCTACAGCCTGGGCGCGCGCTACCGGGCGCGGGCGAATTTCGTGATGAACTCGAAGACCGCGGGCGCCGTGCGCAAGATGAAGGACGCGGATGGCCGCTTCCTGTGGTCGGACGGGCTGGCCGCGGGCGAGCCTGCGCGGCTGATGGGCTATCCGGTGCTGATCGTCGAGGACATGCCCGATATCGCGGCGGGTGCGACCGCCATCGCCTTCGGCGATTTCGGCGCGGGCTACACCATCGCCGAGCGGCCGGACCTGCGCATCCTGCGCGATCCCTTCAGCGCCAAGCCCCATGTGCTGTTCTACGCGACCAAGCGCATCGGCGGCGATGTCAGCGATTTCGCGGCGATCAAGCTGCTGAAATTCGCCACCGCCTGA
- the mltG gene encoding endolytic transglycosylase MltG: MARHIAANALTFLILGLVVVLGLLKWGNDTFNGPGPLAEAAVVEVPRGANLARVTQALTEAGAIRNETVFRIGARYTGQDDELKFGLYRIPAGASMVEILDQLTSGTAAAARFEATFTINNGGVGLRLRDLLAEAPQEQPETLEDALERVTALEEDGQSVAFRVSVSEGLTVFQVIEGLRAIPVMEGEITEVPSEGMLAPDTYAFNEGADRAALVAQMRAAQEARIAAAWEGRDAGLPIDTPEELLVLASIIEKETGVPQERGTVAAVFVNRLNRGMRLQTDPTIIYGITRGQSVFDRPIRRSDIDGVTESREHGAVEYNTYQVDGLPPGPIANPGRASLEAAASPEASNFIYFVADGTGGHAFAETLEEHNRNVANYRRLQNGQ, encoded by the coding sequence ATGGCACGGCATATCGCGGCGAATGCGCTGACATTCCTGATCCTGGGTCTGGTGGTCGTGCTTGGCCTGCTGAAATGGGGCAACGACACCTTCAACGGGCCCGGCCCGCTGGCCGAGGCGGCGGTGGTCGAGGTGCCGCGGGGGGCGAACCTTGCGCGCGTCACGCAGGCGCTGACCGAGGCGGGCGCCATCCGCAACGAGACCGTGTTCCGCATCGGCGCGCGCTACACCGGCCAGGACGACGAGCTGAAATTCGGGCTTTACCGGATCCCGGCCGGGGCCTCGATGGTGGAGATCCTGGACCAGCTGACCAGCGGCACGGCGGCGGCGGCGCGGTTCGAGGCGACGTTCACGATCAACAATGGCGGGGTGGGGCTGCGGCTGCGCGACCTGCTGGCCGAGGCGCCGCAGGAGCAGCCGGAGACGCTGGAGGACGCGCTCGAGCGGGTCACGGCGCTGGAGGAGGACGGCCAGTCGGTCGCTTTCCGGGTGAGCGTGTCCGAGGGGCTGACGGTGTTCCAGGTGATCGAGGGCCTGCGCGCGATCCCGGTCATGGAGGGCGAGATCACGGAGGTACCCTCCGAGGGGATGCTGGCGCCCGATACCTATGCGTTCAACGAAGGGGCGGACCGGGCGGCGCTGGTCGCGCAGATGCGCGCGGCGCAGGAGGCACGGATCGCGGCGGCCTGGGAGGGGCGCGACGCCGGCCTGCCGATCGACACGCCCGAGGAATTGCTGGTGCTGGCATCCATCATCGAGAAGGAGACGGGGGTGCCGCAGGAGCGGGGCACGGTGGCGGCGGTGTTCGTGAACCGGCTGAACCGCGGCATGCGGCTTCAGACGGATCCGACGATCATCTACGGCATCACCCGCGGGCAGTCGGTGTTCGACCGGCCGATCCGGCGCAGCGACATCGACGGCGTGACGGAGAGCCGCGAGCATGGGGCGGTGGAGTACAACACCTACCAGGTGGACGGCCTGCCGCCGGGGCCGATCGCCAATCCGGGCCGCGCCTCGCTTGAGGCGGCGGCAAGCCCGGAGGCGTCGAACTTCATCTATTTCGTGGCGGACGGGACCGGCGGGCATGCCTTTGCCGAGACGCTGGAGGAGCACAACCGCAACGTCGCGAATTACCGGCGGTTGCAGAACGGGCAGTGA
- a CDS encoding head-tail connector protein, producing the protein MNLRELSAPETAALPVADLAAHLRLGSGFADDGAEDAALAFCLRAAMAAIEGRIGKALLERDCEWEVAHWFSEERQGLPVGPVSAVSELALVDRAGGVEVVEPGRYRLHRDIYRPELRGDPLPRIPLGGRARLRFLAGFGPHWSDLPADLAQAVMLLAAENHEARAAGYGAPATMSFGVLALIERYRTVRLLGDLL; encoded by the coding sequence ATGAACCTGCGGGAACTGAGTGCGCCGGAGACGGCGGCGCTGCCGGTGGCCGATCTGGCGGCGCATCTGCGGCTGGGATCGGGCTTTGCCGATGACGGGGCGGAGGATGCGGCGCTGGCCTTCTGCCTGCGCGCGGCGATGGCCGCGATCGAGGGGCGCATCGGCAAGGCGCTGCTGGAGCGGGACTGCGAATGGGAGGTGGCGCACTGGTTCTCGGAGGAGCGGCAGGGCCTGCCGGTGGGACCCGTGAGCGCGGTAAGCGAGCTGGCGCTGGTCGACCGTGCGGGCGGCGTCGAGGTGGTGGAGCCGGGGCGCTATCGGCTGCACCGGGATATCTACCGGCCGGAGCTGCGTGGCGATCCGTTGCCGCGCATCCCCCTGGGCGGGCGGGCGCGACTGCGGTTCCTGGCCGGGTTCGGACCGCACTGGTCGGACCTGCCGGCGGACTTGGCGCAGGCGGTGATGCTGCTGGCGGCCGAGAATCACGAGGCGCGCGCGGCTGGTTACGGGGCTCCGGCGACCATGTCCTTCGGGGTGCTGGCGCTGATCGAGCGCTACCGCACCGTGCGCCTGCTGGGAGACCTGCTGTGA
- a CDS encoding HK97 family phage prohead protease, translating into MSGYMQAPPLETKFSGGEGLALRDCAIEGYASLFGVPDQGGDTVRPGAYAGSLRALARDGRRVKMLWQHDPARPIGVWEEIREDARGLFVRGRILSEVQAGREALALIEAGAIDGLSIGYRTLRAARDEAGGRALLEIELWEVSVVTFPMLPQARVSTADASDEALARELADSFAQARALMG; encoded by the coding sequence ATGAGCGGATACATGCAGGCCCCGCCGCTGGAGACCAAGTTCAGCGGCGGGGAGGGGCTGGCGCTGCGCGACTGCGCCATCGAGGGCTATGCCAGCCTGTTCGGGGTGCCCGACCAGGGCGGCGACACGGTGCGGCCCGGCGCCTATGCCGGCAGCCTGCGGGCGCTGGCGCGCGACGGGCGGCGGGTGAAGATGCTCTGGCAGCACGATCCCGCGCGGCCCATCGGCGTCTGGGAGGAAATCCGCGAGGATGCGCGCGGCCTGTTCGTGCGGGGCCGCATCCTGTCGGAGGTGCAGGCGGGCCGCGAGGCGCTGGCGCTGATCGAGGCGGGCGCCATCGACGGGCTGTCGATCGGCTACCGGACCCTGCGCGCCGCCCGCGACGAGGCGGGGGGGCGCGCGCTTCTGGAAATCGAGTTGTGGGAAGTGTCGGTGGTGACCTTTCCGATGCTGCCGCAGGCGCGGGTCAGCACCGCCGACGCCTCGGACGAGGCGCTGGCGCGCGAGCTGGCCGACAGCTTTGCGCAGGCGCGGGCGCTGATGGGCTGA
- a CDS encoding terminase large subunit domain-containing protein, giving the protein MRRAPRSVKDLLGSASAEEIESFLEGLSENALLALPFLFEHWAHADHQLPPEGDWTTWVVLGGRGAGKTRTGAEWVRAQVEGATPEAPGRARRVALVGETYDQARDVMVMGDSGILACSPPDRRPEWQATRRRLVWANGAEAKCYSASDPEALRGPQFDAAWCDELAKWKRAEETWDMLQFCLRLGDDPRQVVTTTPRATPLLRRLLDDADTVRTAAPTEANRLYLAETFLEKITARYRGTRLGRQELDGEMLTDTEGAFWSLDGLDAARVAEAPALDRIVVAVDPSVGDRAGGDECGIVVAGVVCKGKPQDWTAYVLEDASLGGVGPTEWAGRALRKLGEHGADALVAEVNQGGKLVGAVIRGIDPFVRIVEVNASQSKGARAEPVAALYEQGRVRHVGAFPKLEDQMSQMTRAGYAGRGSPDRLDALVWALHELMIRPASDYVAPRVRPL; this is encoded by the coding sequence ATGCGGCGCGCGCCGAGATCCGTCAAAGACTTGCTTGGATCGGCGAGCGCGGAGGAGATCGAGAGCTTCCTTGAGGGGCTGAGCGAGAACGCCCTGCTGGCGTTGCCGTTCCTGTTCGAGCACTGGGCCCATGCCGATCACCAGCTGCCGCCCGAGGGCGACTGGACGACCTGGGTCGTGCTGGGCGGGCGCGGCGCGGGCAAGACGCGCACCGGGGCGGAATGGGTCCGGGCGCAGGTGGAGGGGGCCACGCCGGAGGCGCCGGGCCGGGCGCGGCGGGTGGCGCTGGTGGGCGAAACCTATGACCAGGCGCGGGACGTGATGGTGATGGGCGACAGCGGGATCCTGGCCTGTTCGCCGCCCGACCGGCGGCCCGAGTGGCAGGCGACGCGGCGGCGGCTGGTCTGGGCCAACGGGGCGGAGGCGAAGTGCTATTCGGCCTCGGACCCGGAGGCGCTGCGGGGGCCGCAATTCGATGCGGCCTGGTGCGACGAGCTGGCCAAGTGGAAGCGTGCCGAGGAGACCTGGGACATGCTTCAGTTCTGCCTGCGGCTGGGCGACGATCCGCGGCAGGTGGTGACGACGACGCCGCGGGCGACGCCGCTGCTGCGCCGGCTGCTGGACGATGCCGACACGGTGCGGACCGCGGCCCCCACCGAGGCCAACCGGCTGTACCTGGCGGAGACGTTCCTGGAAAAGATCACCGCGCGCTATCGCGGCACGCGGCTGGGCCGGCAGGAGCTGGACGGCGAGATGCTGACCGACACCGAGGGTGCGTTCTGGTCGCTGGATGGGCTGGACGCGGCGCGGGTGGCCGAGGCGCCGGCGCTGGACCGGATCGTGGTGGCGGTGGACCCCTCCGTGGGGGACCGGGCGGGGGGTGACGAATGCGGCATCGTGGTCGCGGGCGTCGTCTGCAAGGGCAAGCCGCAGGACTGGACGGCCTATGTGCTGGAGGATGCGAGCCTGGGCGGGGTGGGGCCGACGGAATGGGCGGGCCGCGCGCTGCGCAAGCTGGGCGAGCACGGGGCCGATGCGCTGGTGGCCGAGGTCAACCAGGGCGGCAAGCTGGTCGGCGCGGTGATCCGGGGGATCGATCCCTTCGTGCGGATCGTCGAGGTGAACGCGAGCCAGTCCAAGGGCGCGCGGGCCGAGCCGGTGGCGGCGCTGTATGAGCAGGGGCGGGTGCGCCATGTCGGCGCGTTCCCGAAGCTTGAGGATCAGATGAGCCAGATGACGCGGGCGGGCTATGCGGGCCGCGGCAGCCCGGACCGGCTGGATGCGCTGGTCTGGGCGCTGCACGAGCTGATGATCCGCCCCGCCAGCGACTACGTCGCGCCGCGGGTGCGCCCGCTCTGA
- a CDS encoding GTA-gp10 family protein: MVNPYRGEVALEVDGEARVMRLSLGALAALEAELGEGSLVALAERFEAGRFSASDLLALLAAGLGMERAALAEARIGGGPMAAARAGARLLAVTFAVPGSP; encoded by the coding sequence ATGGTCAATCCCTATCGCGGCGAGGTGGCGCTGGAGGTCGATGGCGAGGCGCGCGTCATGCGGCTGAGCCTGGGCGCGCTGGCGGCGCTGGAGGCGGAACTGGGCGAGGGATCGCTGGTCGCGCTGGCCGAGCGGTTCGAGGCGGGGCGGTTTTCCGCCTCGGATCTGCTGGCGCTATTGGCGGCGGGGCTGGGCATGGAGCGCGCGGCGCTGGCCGAGGCGCGGATCGGCGGCGGCCCGATGGCGGCGGCGCGGGCGGGGGCGCGGCTTCTGGCCGTGACCTTTGCCGTGCCGGGCAGCCCATGA
- a CDS encoding DUF3168 domain-containing protein has translation MSYALSEALQAAVYARLTGDAALQELVGGAIHDAPPPLEPGSEPPLLVTLGEERVRDASTKTSVGAVHDFAVTVHARTEGFSRPKAAAAAVCDALLSVPLVLSQGHLVDLRMLHIRAERGRGTGPRRVELRFRAVLEQDF, from the coding sequence ATGAGCTACGCCCTGTCGGAAGCCTTGCAGGCGGCGGTCTATGCCCGGCTGACGGGGGATGCCGCGTTGCAGGAACTGGTGGGCGGCGCGATCCACGACGCGCCGCCCCCGCTGGAGCCGGGATCCGAGCCGCCCCTGCTGGTCACGCTGGGCGAGGAGCGGGTGCGCGACGCGTCCACCAAGACGAGCGTGGGGGCGGTGCATGACTTCGCGGTGACGGTGCATGCGCGGACCGAAGGCTTCTCGCGGCCGAAGGCGGCGGCGGCGGCGGTGTGCGACGCGCTTCTGAGCGTGCCGCTGGTGTTGTCGCAGGGGCACCTGGTCGATCTGCGGATGCTTCATATCCGCGCCGAGCGGGGCCGGGGCACTGGCCCGCGCCGGGTGGAGCTGCGCTTTCGCGCGGTTCTGGAACAGGACTTTTGA
- a CDS encoding head-tail adaptor protein: protein MSAARMWRRLVLEAPERIPDGMGGWDVSWAMRGTLWAEMAPRGGARIAEGGQVLGVQGWRITLRGVPVASPRRPRPGDRLREGLRVYVLQSVAETGPRGRYLTCLAEEGRPA, encoded by the coding sequence GTGAGCGCCGCGCGGATGTGGCGCCGGCTGGTGCTGGAAGCGCCCGAGCGTATCCCCGACGGGATGGGCGGCTGGGACGTGAGTTGGGCGATGCGTGGCACGCTCTGGGCCGAGATGGCGCCGAGGGGCGGCGCGCGGATTGCTGAGGGCGGCCAGGTGCTGGGCGTGCAGGGCTGGCGCATCACGCTGCGCGGCGTGCCGGTGGCATCGCCCCGTCGGCCGAGGCCGGGCGACCGGCTACGCGAGGGGCTGCGGGTCTATGTGCTGCAATCGGTGGCCGAGACCGGGCCGCGCGGGCGCTACCTGACCTGCCTGGCGGAAGAAGGGAGACCGGCATGA
- a CDS encoding phage portal protein, with product MGFKLFRAASADVAEKKASAAATVVAMHAGGRAAWSPRDAASLTRTGFVQNPVGFRCVKMIAEAAAAVPVLLQDADRRYEAHPLLGLLERPNPAQGRAALFEALFGQLLLTGDGYLEAAGETLAGGPAELHVLRSDRMRVVPGADGWPVAYEYAVGGRKQVFAMREGVPPILHVRAFHPQDDHYGLSPMQAAAVAVDVHNAAARWSKALLDNAARPSGAIVYKGADGLGQLGADQYARLRDELETHHQGARNAGRPMLLEGGLDWKPMGFSPSDMEFHKTKDAAAREIALAFGVPPMLLGFPGDNTYANYQEANRAFYRLTVLPLIGKTLAALNGWLPERYGAGLCLRADLDGIPALAAEREAQWRRVSEAGFLTDAEKRALLGLPRLADPA from the coding sequence ATGGGTTTCAAGCTGTTTCGGGCGGCGTCTGCGGACGTGGCCGAGAAGAAGGCGTCGGCGGCGGCCACGGTGGTGGCGATGCATGCGGGCGGGCGCGCGGCCTGGAGCCCGCGCGACGCCGCGTCGCTGACGCGGACGGGTTTCGTGCAGAACCCGGTGGGGTTCCGCTGCGTGAAGATGATCGCCGAGGCCGCCGCCGCGGTGCCGGTGCTGCTGCAGGATGCCGACCGGCGCTACGAGGCGCACCCCTTGTTGGGCCTGCTGGAGCGGCCCAACCCGGCGCAGGGGCGGGCGGCGCTGTTCGAGGCGCTGTTCGGCCAGCTGCTGCTGACCGGGGACGGCTACCTGGAGGCGGCGGGCGAGACGCTGGCGGGGGGGCCTGCCGAGCTGCATGTGCTGCGATCCGACCGCATGCGGGTGGTGCCGGGGGCGGATGGCTGGCCGGTGGCCTATGAATACGCGGTGGGCGGGCGCAAGCAGGTGTTTGCCATGCGCGAGGGGGTGCCGCCCATCCTGCATGTGCGGGCGTTCCATCCGCAGGACGACCATTACGGGCTGAGCCCGATGCAGGCGGCGGCCGTGGCGGTGGATGTGCACAACGCGGCCGCGCGCTGGTCCAAGGCGCTGCTGGACAACGCGGCGCGGCCCTCGGGCGCGATCGTCTACAAGGGGGCGGACGGGCTGGGGCAGCTGGGCGCGGACCAGTACGCGCGGCTGCGCGACGAGCTTGAGACGCACCACCAGGGCGCGCGCAATGCGGGTCGGCCGATGCTGCTGGAGGGCGGGCTCGACTGGAAGCCGATGGGCTTCTCGCCCTCGGACATGGAATTTCACAAGACCAAGGACGCGGCGGCGCGGGAGATCGCACTCGCCTTCGGGGTGCCGCCGATGCTGCTGGGCTTTCCGGGCGACAACACCTACGCGAACTACCAGGAGGCGAACCGCGCCTTCTACCGGCTGACCGTGCTGCCCCTGATCGGCAAGACGCTGGCGGCGCTGAACGGCTGGCTGCCGGAGCGTTACGGCGCGGGGCTGTGCCTGCGGGCGGACCTGGACGGCATCCCGGCGCTGGCCGCCGAGCGCGAGGCGCAGTGGCGGCGGGTGAGCGAGGCGGGGTTCCTGACGGACGCCGAGAAGCGCGCCCTGCTGGGGCTGCCGCGGCTGGCGGACCCGGCATGA